The Agromyces sp. LHK192 genome includes a window with the following:
- a CDS encoding glycohydrolase toxin TNT-related protein (This protein contains a domain related to Tuberculosis Necrotizing Toxin, which is the C-terminal effector domain of outer membrane channel protein CpnT, and which has a lethal NAD+-glycohydrolase activity.), with translation MTTVQLNPARLATDASSLGNLATRLRAAADSAESALSGTTYMAGDDEAAEVFAHGQGTGGQGYDDYSVLVLKNVRSAAGFVEMLEAAVNNTGRAYDGVQLSGAGRDPGSSAIAELKPSASTPTGSVPTSYGEGPQEGLGEFADFVMDKLREYGVTLPCADSGKLASAASAWTGLENGLVPIASSLRSDLGSVSGFRLPQQHSIQESRDKLATWIDEVAESAGGMRDYVGEMQKNVEQAWHEIRWFLAQMAIEIAAEIAVGALLGAISFGAGAVAMAAKILVTVGKWVLKIIDKCKDLARIMRAIGSSAARVGNRLKVLLGKAVNDAVAAGVASTASSSLVNVIRLNSGHELDANYQAQNVWTSAATSALGGGAGRFAGGAVDAVRRGPNFGNFDNPTSLHGDIIGGGVDGLVSTAAGSALFGENDSMEGAIVLGALMGGAMHFAPGGGGGNTPNAPSGAGGAPGNPNMPTPGAGSPAAPTTPGGGGGVNVSGDGTPTPGGGGGGSSNAGGGGGVDVNADAPTPGGGTGDSGNAGGGGVDAPSIDAPSVDGPAADAPNVDAPAVDAPSVDAPAVDAPNVDAPNVDAPNVDAPAVDAPNVDAPAVDAPNVDAPAVDAPNVDAPAVDAPNVDAPAVDAPNVDAPAVDAPNVDAPAVDAPNVDAPAVDAPNVDAPNVDAPNVDAPAVDAPNVDAPAVDAPTADAPSADAPAVDAPAVDGPATDATAGDGSTPVAGVATAAANSANAVGAADPVDLDAPASSDGSAADANDADPAQTESTDAEASDAEASDAEASDADAADAAEAAVATAASGGAAAVAAGALALKRPTLGVPSTQAPTAKPGASTNAPSDIHGVGTPTGGDGSAPGDGSTPGDGPTGDGSSTTPDSGASDANASETAPSNPPTKLTLKEILDALKQINPNFDPTNPKSEFNNNCGNTSSILNDVLNGKPVSEAGIGTLEIPEMEARTGLPQTEMTPQQIIDSLVAQGPGSHCVVGIDRSVGSGHWFNAYFDGTTVWTLDAQDGTMSLFPPNEPNATTWDASIHPDHVAPDPATPDAAAPAATAPATNAPATPATEASPTSSTPGTEADGSAPKNGAPTSDARGDVPGARPGTPWTPEMGDPVLSDATSGPGWQRVPDRISHNPIDPNYGDVRAPGESGALADPFAHPGTVPDAIADLITDPEAPYGRDTDGTPFTRAEWEARYTDASGWAVYPGNDGGTLGSFVEYHDVDAFIRDYGDELDRMGGPWGSFLSFPDTPFEMRALPPSNLSDPYSVYRLTGHLPANMRIEVSEIAPAFGRDGGGMQVRILDGRGEPMTVDELIDRGVVARTEVDGAAGTYTTASPADGSTRTGARSDAADGAVEPARRGSPAPTGEARSPESDPDEASAEDSPEALRLLADLALEADSSTDADTTTDGSADGAVPATAATDPADLADADGNPISDETRKRIRAYRRLIAKVDEHGDPVYEPHVIRFFEGEIFNLQQHHRYDVNELHVTKPDSDVPDGGHAAPKQKSYSRVDSVDLAPAEIVSRKETQLAEVTEATGKKILADHVKFYGPGQRAVVVADTPTNRRDLTAAGVNPDSVIGRPLQGKLVLEVPVQNRPPRVAVLQRAAVLGVTVRDIRGTVWRASADGAKVVAIHADGTRTTHVIEAGGAVGG, from the coding sequence ATGACCACGGTGCAACTGAACCCCGCGCGTCTTGCGACCGATGCGAGCTCGCTCGGCAACCTCGCGACCCGCCTGCGGGCCGCTGCCGACAGCGCCGAGAGCGCACTGAGCGGCACGACCTACATGGCCGGCGACGACGAGGCCGCCGAGGTGTTCGCCCACGGGCAGGGCACCGGCGGGCAGGGCTACGACGACTACTCGGTGCTCGTGCTCAAGAACGTTCGCTCGGCGGCTGGATTCGTCGAGATGCTCGAGGCCGCGGTGAACAACACCGGTCGCGCATACGACGGCGTCCAACTCTCGGGTGCCGGCCGTGATCCGGGGTCGAGCGCGATCGCGGAGCTGAAGCCGAGCGCGTCGACGCCGACCGGGTCGGTGCCCACCTCGTACGGCGAGGGCCCCCAGGAGGGGCTCGGCGAGTTCGCCGATTTCGTGATGGACAAGCTCCGCGAGTACGGCGTCACCCTGCCGTGCGCCGATTCGGGCAAGCTCGCGTCGGCCGCTTCCGCGTGGACCGGACTCGAGAACGGACTGGTGCCGATCGCGAGTTCCCTCCGCAGCGATCTCGGCTCGGTGTCCGGATTCCGCCTTCCGCAGCAGCACAGCATCCAGGAGTCCCGCGACAAGCTCGCGACCTGGATCGACGAGGTCGCCGAGTCTGCGGGCGGCATGCGCGACTACGTCGGCGAGATGCAGAAGAACGTCGAGCAGGCGTGGCACGAGATCCGCTGGTTCCTCGCGCAGATGGCGATCGAGATCGCCGCCGAGATCGCGGTCGGGGCCTTGCTCGGTGCGATTTCGTTCGGCGCCGGCGCGGTCGCGATGGCCGCGAAGATCCTCGTGACCGTCGGCAAGTGGGTCCTGAAGATCATCGACAAGTGCAAGGATCTCGCGCGCATCATGCGTGCGATCGGGTCGTCGGCCGCTCGCGTAGGTAACCGGCTCAAGGTGTTGCTCGGCAAGGCGGTGAATGACGCGGTCGCGGCGGGTGTCGCGAGCACCGCCTCCTCGTCACTCGTGAACGTGATCCGGCTCAACTCCGGCCACGAGCTGGACGCGAACTACCAGGCGCAGAATGTCTGGACCTCGGCAGCGACGTCGGCCCTCGGCGGTGGTGCCGGCCGTTTCGCGGGTGGCGCGGTCGACGCGGTGCGTCGCGGCCCGAACTTCGGGAACTTCGACAACCCGACGAGCCTCCACGGGGACATCATCGGTGGCGGCGTCGACGGACTCGTCAGCACCGCCGCAGGATCCGCCCTGTTCGGCGAGAACGACAGCATGGAGGGCGCCATCGTCCTCGGCGCGCTCATGGGCGGGGCGATGCACTTCGCGCCCGGCGGCGGAGGCGGGAACACCCCGAACGCGCCGTCCGGCGCCGGTGGCGCCCCCGGCAATCCCAACATGCCGACGCCGGGCGCCGGGAGCCCGGCTGCGCCCACGACCCCGGGCGGCGGAGGCGGCGTGAACGTGTCCGGCGACGGCACGCCGACCCCTGGAGGCGGCGGCGGCGGATCGAGCAACGCCGGCGGTGGCGGCGGTGTCGACGTGAACGCGGATGCCCCGACCCCGGGCGGCGGAACCGGCGACAGCGGCAACGCCGGTGGTGGCGGTGTCGACGCGCCGAGCATCGACGCGCCGAGCGTCGACGGTCCGGCAGCGGATGCGCCGAACGTGGATGCGCCGGCGGTGGACGCTCCGAGCGTTGACGCTCCTGCGGTGGACGCTCCTAACGTGGACGCCCCGAACGTGGACGCCCCGAACGTGGACGCCCCGGCGGTGGACGCTCCGAACGTGGACGCCCCGGCGGTGGACGCTCCGAACGTGGATGCGCCTGCGGTGGATGCGCCGAACGTGGATGCGCCTGCGGTGGATGCGCCGAACGTGGATGCGCCTGCGGTGGATGCGCCGAACGTGGACGCCCCGGCTGTGGACGCTCCGAACGTGGATGCGCCTGCGGTGGATGCGCCGAACGTGGATGCGCCTGCGGTGGATGCGCCGAACGTGGATGCGCCGAACGTGGACGCTCCGAACGTGGATGCGCCGGCTGTGGACGCTCCGAACGTGGATGCTCCCGCGGTGGATGCCCCGACCGCGGATGCTCCCAGCGCGGACGCTCCGGCGGTGGACGCTCCCGCCGTCGACGGCCCCGCCACTGACGCAACGGCCGGCGACGGCTCGACGCCGGTCGCAGGAGTCGCGACGGCCGCTGCGAATTCGGCGAACGCGGTCGGCGCGGCCGATCCGGTCGACCTGGATGCTCCTGCCTCGTCCGACGGCTCGGCGGCCGACGCGAACGACGCCGACCCGGCGCAGACGGAGTCGACCGACGCCGAGGCATCCGACGCCGAGGCATCCGACGCCGAGGCATCCGACGCCGACGCGGCCGATGCGGCCGAAGCCGCCGTCGCGACCGCAGCATCGGGCGGAGCCGCGGCGGTGGCAGCCGGCGCGCTGGCGCTGAAGCGCCCGACACTCGGTGTGCCGTCGACCCAGGCGCCGACCGCGAAGCCGGGTGCCTCGACGAACGCACCGTCGGACATCCATGGCGTCGGAACTCCGACCGGCGGTGACGGCTCGGCTCCGGGTGATGGTTCGACCCCCGGCGACGGTCCGACCGGGGACGGCTCCTCGACGACCCCCGATTCCGGGGCATCCGACGCGAATGCGTCCGAGACCGCACCGTCGAACCCTCCGACGAAGCTGACGCTGAAGGAGATCCTCGACGCGCTCAAGCAGATCAACCCGAACTTCGACCCGACGAACCCGAAGAGCGAGTTCAACAACAACTGCGGCAACACGTCGTCGATCCTGAACGACGTGCTGAACGGCAAGCCGGTCAGCGAGGCCGGCATCGGAACGCTCGAGATCCCCGAGATGGAGGCCCGCACCGGGCTCCCGCAGACGGAGATGACGCCGCAGCAGATCATCGACTCGCTGGTCGCCCAGGGGCCGGGTTCGCACTGCGTGGTCGGCATCGACCGTTCGGTCGGGTCGGGGCACTGGTTCAACGCGTACTTCGACGGCACGACCGTATGGACGCTCGATGCGCAGGACGGCACGATGTCGCTGTTCCCGCCGAACGAGCCGAACGCGACGACCTGGGACGCCTCGATCCACCCCGATCACGTCGCCCCGGATCCGGCGACTCCGGATGCCGCTGCGCCGGCCGCGACCGCGCCCGCCACGAATGCGCCGGCGACGCCGGCGACCGAGGCTTCGCCGACGAGCAGCACACCGGGAACCGAGGCCGACGGGTCCGCCCCGAAGAACGGTGCGCCCACGTCAGACGCCCGTGGCGACGTTCCGGGGGCTCGCCCCGGCACGCCGTGGACCCCCGAGATGGGCGACCCCGTGCTGTCCGACGCGACGTCGGGCCCCGGTTGGCAGCGAGTGCCCGACCGGATCTCGCACAACCCGATCGACCCGAACTACGGCGACGTCCGCGCCCCCGGCGAGAGCGGCGCGCTGGCCGACCCGTTCGCACACCCGGGCACCGTGCCCGACGCGATCGCCGACCTGATCACCGACCCGGAGGCGCCGTACGGTCGCGACACCGACGGCACGCCGTTCACCCGCGCCGAGTGGGAGGCGCGCTACACGGATGCCTCGGGCTGGGCCGTCTACCCGGGCAACGACGGCGGCACGCTGGGCTCGTTCGTCGAGTACCACGACGTCGACGCGTTCATCCGCGACTACGGTGACGAGCTCGACCGCATGGGCGGACCGTGGGGTTCGTTCCTGTCGTTCCCCGACACCCCGTTCGAGATGCGCGCGCTGCCGCCGAGCAACCTCAGCGACCCGTACTCGGTCTACCGGCTCACCGGTCACCTCCCGGCGAACATGCGGATCGAGGTCTCCGAGATCGCGCCGGCGTTCGGTCGCGACGGCGGCGGCATGCAGGTGCGCATCCTCGACGGCCGCGGCGAGCCGATGACGGTCGACGAACTCATCGATCGCGGAGTCGTCGCGCGGACCGAGGTCGACGGCGCTGCCGGCACCTACACGACCGCCTCACCCGCCGACGGGTCGACTCGAACGGGAGCTCGGTCCGATGCTGCCGATGGTGCAGTGGAGCCGGCTCGTCGGGGCTCGCCAGCGCCGACGGGGGAGGCTCGGTCGCCCGAATCCGACCCCGACGAGGCATCAGCAGAAGACAGCCCTGAGGCGCTGCGCCTCCTGGCCGACCTCGCGCTCGAGGCGGACAGCTCGACCGATGCGGATACGACCACCGACGGTTCCGCGGACGGCGCAGTCCCGGCCACGGCGGCCACGGATCCCGCCGATCTGGCCGACGCCGACGGGAACCCGATCTCCGATGAGACGCGGAAGCGGATCAGGGCCTACCGCAGGCTCATCGCGAAGGTGGACGAGCACGGCGATCCGGTCTACGAGCCGCACGTCATCCGGTTCTTCGAGGGAGAGATCTTCAACCTCCAGCAGCATCACCGGTACGACGTGAACGAGCTGCACGTGACGAAGCCGGACTCGGATGTTCCGGACGGCGGTCACGCCGCGCCCAAGCAGAAGTCGTACAGCCGCGTCGACTCGGTCGATCTCGCTCCGGCGGAGATCGTGTCCCGCAAGGAGACGCAGTTGGCCGAGGTCACGGAGGCGACAGGCAAGAAGATCCTCGCCGACCACGTGAAGTTCTACGGCCCGGGCCAGCGAGCGGTCGTCGTCGCGGACACCCCGACGAACCGCCGCGATCTCACCGCCGCGGGCGTGAACCCGGACTCCGTGATCGGACGTCCGCTGCAGGGCAAGCTGGTCTTGGAAGTCCCCGTACAGAACCGACCGCCTCGGGTGGCTGTCCTCCAGCGTGCGGCCGTGCTCGGGGTCACGGTGCGTGATATCCGAGGTACGGTATGGAGGGCGTCGGCCGACGGCGCGAAGGTGGTCGCGATCCACGCAGACGGCACGCGCACCACACACGTGATCGAAGCTGGAGGCGCTGTCGGTGGGTGA
- the rpsG gene encoding 30S ribosomal protein S7: MPRKGPAPKRPVVADPVYGSPVVSQLVNKILIDGKKDLAQRIVYEALENVANKSGQDAVAVLKKALDNVRPTLEVRSRRVGGSTYQVPVEVKPHRANTLALRWLTSYAKARREKTMTERLTNEILDASNGLGAAVKRREDTHKMAESNRAFAHYRW; this comes from the coding sequence ATGCCTCGCAAGGGTCCCGCTCCGAAGCGCCCCGTCGTCGCCGACCCGGTCTACGGTTCGCCGGTCGTCAGCCAGCTCGTCAACAAGATCCTCATCGACGGCAAGAAGGACCTCGCCCAGCGCATCGTGTACGAGGCGCTCGAGAACGTGGCGAACAAGTCCGGCCAGGACGCCGTCGCGGTCCTGAAGAAGGCCCTCGACAACGTGCGCCCGACCCTCGAGGTCCGGTCGCGCCGCGTCGGCGGCTCGACCTACCAGGTCCCCGTCGAGGTCAAGCCGCACCGTGCGAACACCCTGGCGCTGCGCTGGCTCACCAGCTACGCCAAGGCCCGCCGCGAGAAGACCATGACCGAGCGTCTCACCAACGAGATCCTCGACGCCTCGAACGGCCTGGGTGCCGCGGTCAAGCGCCGCGAAGACACCCACAAGATGGCCGAGTCGAACCGCGCATTCGCCCACTACCGCTGGTAG
- a CDS encoding DUF6121 family protein, whose amino-acid sequence MDETRRNAWVVAGFAAALDLAVVVCAFGFVSLLADVDVVAEPEVGVLLAPVAVGASVLAVLLTLGVRLAHPERMALTVVLAAALSWLTLVVVATIGHLLTTTGAVLASVLFGLGFGVGWFGLLVPAAAAIVAVTAVLVARGRSGGMARPRWPWERDDDG is encoded by the coding sequence ATGGACGAGACGCGCCGCAACGCGTGGGTCGTCGCCGGGTTCGCCGCCGCGCTCGATCTCGCGGTGGTGGTGTGCGCGTTCGGGTTCGTGAGCCTCCTCGCCGACGTCGACGTGGTCGCCGAGCCCGAGGTCGGCGTGCTCCTGGCACCGGTCGCGGTCGGGGCATCCGTGCTCGCCGTGCTCCTGACGTTGGGCGTCCGGCTCGCGCACCCCGAGCGGATGGCGCTCACCGTGGTGCTCGCTGCCGCGCTCAGTTGGCTGACGCTCGTCGTCGTCGCGACGATCGGTCACCTGCTCACGACGACGGGAGCGGTGCTCGCGAGCGTCCTCTTCGGGCTGGGGTTCGGGGTCGGCTGGTTCGGGCTCCTGGTGCCGGCGGCCGCGGCGATCGTGGCGGTCACGGCAGTGCTGGTCGCGCGCGGCCGGTCGGGCGGCATGGCCCGCCCGCGCTGGCCGTGGGAGCGCGACGACGACGGGTGA
- a CDS encoding spermidine/putrescine ABC transporter substrate-binding protein, with protein sequence MEGSIEARVSHEVDRWLQWLPRWRPGTHRGRVRLCQKCFGSPILAAAGLDVDVPHPVQHAFSMRMKGIIDTAVDDYTARNLPMLHREIRLAEERKARRGYRAGEGLDPEFRGLDLDPEPVPDQPFLFTLSGLEADAAAAAAEPAPRPFTPEEKEALREEVRLADEFAKQLGRRICIELAQHRRRIGNAVERLVEPQVADLLADLDRELDAPGWPG encoded by the coding sequence GTGGAGGGCTCGATCGAGGCGCGCGTGAGCCACGAGGTCGACCGCTGGCTGCAGTGGCTGCCGCGGTGGCGGCCCGGCACGCACCGAGGGCGCGTGCGCCTCTGCCAGAAGTGCTTCGGATCGCCCATCCTCGCCGCGGCCGGCCTCGACGTCGACGTGCCCCACCCGGTGCAGCACGCGTTCTCGATGCGCATGAAGGGCATCATCGACACGGCCGTCGACGACTACACGGCCCGCAACCTGCCGATGCTGCACCGCGAGATCCGGCTCGCGGAGGAGCGCAAGGCCCGTCGCGGGTACCGGGCGGGGGAGGGGCTCGACCCCGAGTTCCGCGGCCTCGACCTCGACCCGGAGCCCGTGCCCGACCAGCCGTTCCTCTTCACCCTCTCGGGGCTCGAGGCCGATGCGGCCGCAGCGGCGGCCGAACCCGCGCCGCGTCCCTTCACCCCCGAGGAGAAGGAGGCGCTGCGCGAGGAGGTGCGGCTCGCCGACGAGTTCGCGAAGCAGTTGGGCCGCCGCATCTGCATCGAACTCGCGCAGCACCGCCGCCGCATCGGCAACGCGGTCGAACGCCTCGTCGAGCCCCAGGTCGCCGACCTGCTCGCCGATCTCGATCGGGAGCTCGACGCGCCCGGTTGGCCGGGGTGA
- the fusA gene encoding elongation factor G produces MAQDVLTDLSKVRNIGIMAHIDAGKTTTTERILFYTGVNHKIGETHDGASTTDWMEQEKERGITITSAAVTCFWNKNQINIIDTPGHVDFTVEVERSLRVLDGAVAVFDGKEGVEPQSETVWRQADKYNVPRICFVNKMDKLGADFYFTVDTIVSRLGAKPLVLQLPIGAENDFVGVIDLIEMRALVWPGDAKGDVTMGAKYEVQEIPADLKDKADEYRQVLLETVAETDDALLEKFFGGEELTVDEIKGAIRKLTVNSEIYPVLCGSAFKNRGVQPMLDAVIDFLPSPLDVPAVEGRNPRNEEEVIERHPDATDPFAALAFKVAVHPFFGRLTYVRVYSGRLDSGAQVINSTKGKKERIGKIFQMHANKENPVDSVTAGNIYAVIGLKDTTTGDTLCDPDNQVVLESMTFPDPVIEVAIEPKTKADQEKLGTAIQKLAEEDPTFRTELNVETGQTVIKGMGELHLDILVDRMKREFKVEANVGKPQVAYRETIKRAVERHDYTHKKQTGGSGQFAKIQFALEPLEVEGDKTYEFSNEVTGGRIPREYIPSVDAGFQDAMQYGVLAGFPMVGVKARLLDGAAHDVDSSEMAFKIAGSMGFKEAARKAAPVLLEPLMSVEVRTPEEYMGDVIGDLNSRRGQIQSMEDAAGVKVVRAHVPLSEMFGYIGDLRSKTSGRAVYSMEFESYAEVPKAVADEIVQKNKGE; encoded by the coding sequence GTGGCACAAGACGTGCTCACCGACCTGAGCAAGGTCCGCAACATCGGCATCATGGCCCACATCGATGCCGGCAAGACCACCACCACCGAGCGCATCCTGTTCTACACGGGCGTGAACCACAAGATCGGCGAGACCCACGACGGCGCCTCGACGACCGACTGGATGGAGCAGGAGAAGGAGCGCGGCATCACGATCACGTCTGCCGCCGTGACCTGCTTCTGGAACAAGAACCAGATCAACATCATCGACACCCCCGGCCACGTCGACTTCACGGTCGAGGTCGAGCGGTCGCTGCGCGTCCTCGACGGCGCCGTCGCCGTGTTCGACGGCAAGGAGGGCGTCGAGCCCCAGTCCGAGACCGTGTGGCGCCAGGCCGACAAGTACAACGTCCCGCGCATCTGCTTCGTCAACAAGATGGACAAGCTCGGTGCGGACTTCTACTTCACCGTCGACACGATCGTCTCGCGCCTCGGCGCGAAGCCGCTCGTGCTGCAGCTCCCGATCGGTGCCGAGAACGACTTCGTCGGCGTCATCGACCTCATCGAGATGCGCGCCCTCGTGTGGCCCGGCGACGCCAAGGGCGACGTGACCATGGGCGCCAAGTACGAGGTCCAGGAGATCCCCGCCGACCTGAAGGACAAGGCCGACGAGTACCGCCAGGTCCTCCTCGAGACCGTCGCCGAGACCGACGACGCGCTGCTCGAGAAGTTCTTCGGCGGCGAGGAGCTCACGGTCGACGAGATCAAGGGCGCGATCCGCAAGCTCACCGTCAACTCGGAGATCTACCCCGTGCTGTGCGGTTCGGCGTTCAAGAACCGCGGCGTCCAGCCGATGCTCGACGCCGTCATCGACTTCCTGCCGTCGCCGCTCGACGTGCCGGCCGTCGAGGGCCGCAACCCGCGCAACGAGGAAGAGGTCATCGAGCGTCACCCCGACGCGACCGACCCCTTCGCCGCGCTCGCGTTCAAGGTCGCGGTGCACCCGTTCTTCGGTCGCCTCACCTACGTGCGCGTCTACTCGGGTCGTCTCGACTCGGGTGCCCAGGTCATCAACTCGACCAAGGGCAAGAAGGAGCGCATCGGCAAGATCTTCCAGATGCACGCCAACAAGGAGAACCCGGTCGACTCGGTCACCGCGGGCAACATCTACGCCGTCATCGGCCTCAAGGACACCACCACCGGTGACACCCTGTGCGACCCGGACAACCAGGTCGTGCTCGAGTCGATGACCTTCCCGGACCCCGTGATCGAGGTCGCGATCGAGCCGAAGACGAAGGCCGACCAGGAGAAGCTCGGCACGGCGATCCAGAAGCTCGCCGAAGAGGACCCGACGTTCCGCACCGAGCTGAACGTCGAGACCGGCCAGACCGTCATCAAGGGCATGGGCGAGCTGCACCTCGACATCCTCGTGGACCGCATGAAGCGCGAGTTCAAGGTCGAGGCGAACGTCGGCAAGCCGCAGGTCGCGTACCGCGAGACCATCAAGCGCGCCGTCGAGCGTCACGACTACACCCACAAGAAGCAGACGGGTGGCTCGGGCCAGTTCGCGAAGATCCAGTTCGCGCTGGAGCCGCTCGAGGTCGAGGGCGACAAGACCTACGAGTTCTCGAACGAGGTCACGGGTGGACGCATCCCCCGTGAGTACATCCCCTCGGTCGACGCGGGCTTCCAGGACGCCATGCAGTACGGCGTGCTCGCCGGCTTCCCGATGGTGGGCGTCAAGGCGCGCCTGCTCGACGGTGCCGCGCACGACGTCGACTCCTCGGAGATGGCGTTCAAGATCGCGGGCTCGATGGGCTTCAAGGAGGCCGCCCGCAAGGCAGCCCCCGTCCTGCTCGAACCGCTGATGAGCGTCGAGGTCCGTACTCCCGAGGAGTACATGGGCGACGTCATCGGCGACCTGAACTCGCGCCGCGGCCAGATCCAGTCCATGGAGGACGCCGCCGGTGTGAAGGTCGTGCGTGCGCACGTCCCGCTCTCGGAGATGTTCGGATACATCGGTGACCTTCGGTCGAAGACCTCGGGCCGCGCGGTGTACTCGATGGAGTTCGAGAGCTACGCGGAGGTCCCGAAGGCTGTGGCCGACGAGATCGTCCAGAAGAACAAGGGCGAATAG
- a CDS encoding Imm61 family immunity protein: MTTNEPGSIGSADDRDAALLAFAASGRIAPFPVAGALLCLGDMEVRFEIVARDGEYDLLRQERSGPKRLVLSSSELATVRKALVVRIAVNVRARRGQRRVAGPAGSASLADGFELAEHPAGDDLPARVELRWTASDGGAASATFPAQPDGHGAAIRLSRYVLATESELIESLSDPSGRPLFTVA; encoded by the coding sequence GTGACCACGAATGAGCCCGGATCGATCGGCAGCGCAGACGACCGGGATGCGGCGCTGCTCGCCTTCGCAGCATCCGGTCGGATCGCCCCGTTCCCCGTCGCAGGTGCGCTCCTCTGCCTGGGCGACATGGAGGTGCGGTTCGAGATCGTCGCGCGTGACGGCGAGTACGACCTTCTCCGACAGGAGCGGAGCGGCCCGAAGCGGCTCGTACTGAGCAGCTCCGAACTCGCAACGGTGCGCAAGGCCCTCGTCGTTCGCATCGCGGTGAATGTGCGAGCACGGCGCGGTCAGCGGCGGGTGGCGGGTCCGGCGGGTTCAGCGTCGCTCGCTGACGGATTCGAGCTCGCGGAGCATCCGGCCGGCGACGATCTGCCCGCTCGGGTGGAGTTGCGGTGGACGGCGAGCGATGGTGGAGCGGCATCCGCGACGTTCCCCGCCCAGCCCGACGGCCACGGCGCGGCGATTCGGCTCTCGCGGTACGTGCTCGCGACCGAGTCGGAGTTGATCGAATCGCTCTCGGACCCGTCGGGACGCCCGCTGTTCACGGTTGCGTGA
- the rpsL gene encoding 30S ribosomal protein S12, with product MPTIQQLVRKGRSPKVTKTKAPALKANPQQRGVCTRVYTTTPKKPNSALRKVARVKLSNGTEVTAYIPGEGHNLQEHSMVLVRGGRVKDLPGVRYKIIRGALDTQAVKNRKQARSRYGAKMEKK from the coding sequence GTGCCAACCATTCAGCAGTTGGTCCGCAAGGGTCGCTCGCCCAAGGTCACCAAGACCAAGGCGCCCGCCCTGAAGGCCAACCCCCAGCAGCGCGGCGTGTGCACGCGTGTGTACACCACCACCCCGAAGAAGCCGAACTCCGCGCTCCGCAAGGTCGCCCGTGTGAAGCTCTCCAACGGCACCGAGGTCACCGCCTACATCCCCGGTGAGGGCCACAACCTGCAGGAGCACTCGATGGTGCTCGTCCGCGGCGGTCGTGTGAAGGACCTCCCCGGTGTGCGCTACAAGATCATCCGCGGTGCGCTCGACACGCAGGCCGTGAAGAACCGCAAGCAGGCTCGTAGCCGCTACGGCGCGAAGATGGAGAAGAAGTAA
- a CDS encoding TNT domain-containing protein yields the protein MFDDLRSALSELGFGPRDVLLPGDDLEPLQGALALRAAGGAFELVTIDYGSATVLRRWDDLTQASAGVLEYVDRPLPAPERPNEAAYAAVSAAASGHYDDLHRRLAGGGSLLIELPPGLALDRIGAFDGVQLFPAGTSVEQRALPPTALTDGAALHRFITAGDVLVRAEVVRPWFGHPGGGLRFTLADDFTGIRDLVLADRLRRVELQPVSV from the coding sequence ATGTTCGACGACCTCAGGAGTGCGCTGTCGGAGCTCGGCTTCGGCCCGCGTGACGTGCTGTTGCCCGGCGACGACCTCGAGCCGCTCCAGGGCGCGTTGGCCTTGCGCGCTGCCGGCGGTGCCTTCGAGCTGGTCACGATCGACTACGGCTCCGCGACGGTGCTCCGCCGGTGGGACGACCTGACCCAGGCGTCCGCGGGCGTGCTCGAGTACGTCGATCGGCCGCTGCCCGCGCCCGAGCGACCGAACGAAGCGGCGTACGCCGCCGTATCCGCCGCGGCCTCAGGGCACTACGACGACCTCCACCGCCGGCTCGCCGGGGGCGGATCGCTGCTGATCGAACTGCCCCCCGGCCTGGCGCTCGACCGCATCGGGGCGTTCGACGGGGTCCAGCTCTTCCCGGCCGGCACCTCCGTCGAGCAGCGCGCGCTCCCGCCGACGGCCCTGACCGACGGAGCCGCGCTCCATCGCTTCATCACGGCGGGCGACGTACTGGTTCGCGCCGAGGTGGTGCGGCCGTGGTTCGGCCACCCGGGCGGCGGTCTGCGGTTCACCCTCGCCGACGACTTCACGGGGATCCGCGATCTCGTCCTCGCCGACCGGCTCCGCCGAGTGGAGTTGCAGCCCGTCTCGGTCTGA